Sequence from the Temnothorax longispinosus isolate EJ_2023e chromosome 6, Tlon_JGU_v1, whole genome shotgun sequence genome:
ACAGAGCGGTACGGCGGGTTGCCCATTCGAGCAGGCGCGCATGGTCGTTCACAATTGCGTTGACTTCGGTGCATCACCTATAATCACTCgcatatcttttttacaataaaatggaCTTTGTAGCGCCCGAAGTTGGAATACAAGTGTGACGGATTTCCGTAGCAGTAACGTTAAAACAGAAGTCGAGATGACAATACaggttatgaaataaattttattaagaaaacgaAAGACATCTTCTCTCTTACGAAAAAAGCTCGTACCATAGTccatcataattattatatattataattttattacttaaattattttttgcacacAATGTTTATGCACAAGACAAAAGTCAGCAATTAGTATACgtgtgcaaatttaaattataagtcggctaataaatttcattcaatgtaagtttaaataatgGCAGAAATCACTATTAACAAATCTTACAATAttcattttgtttaattaataaataatttatcattaaattgataatcaatttaatatatcaatactaatgaacattatataattctttatataaatgatgctgctgtatcttaaaaatcttaatcttAATCTCATAAACAAGAGGtttattagtataaaatacacattttaaatatgatgctaataaatagtttatataaggcaaattatcataatatttaatgaatactTTTCAGTAATAAATTCCTTGTAGATTTAAATGAGATTCAGTagcattatttacataaagatgcttattagcatcagtatattgaattaattattaatgttaatgatgaaatatcaataatctgaaataaatgttgttaGACATAAGATCCGCTGATAAtcgtttttatcattataaataaCGATGGTAACGGTTATCAACGGATCTCGTGcctaataacatttatttcagattattaatatatatatatatatatatattgtcacgtCTTTTTCactcccggagcggtccgggcCGTGTGACGGTTCAAAAGGGGAAGGAGAGAAGGATGATAGGCCTCTTCAGCAGTTCTCTCGCACCCCCGACACTCCACTAACCGAATTCTattgttgggcgccagacgcgtgaattcgcgtccgcgaaatcgcgagaaactaaagagagagacgcaaGACGAAATAAGTCGGTGTGcgaggaatcggctagctcgaCCTAATAGCAGAGCGCGCCCTCAGAAAAgatggtaattatgcagtatatgggaccaccctccgatgaccttgaccttgatatatgttgtcaaggtcacccttctgagtgaccttcagaaggttttagccctCGGTCAttgttcgttaaaaagttataaacaaaaaaagtttgaaaaatacagcagctattttgagtattggaaggcataaatgactaatatatacgtgtgtgtgccctgctttaaagaaaatcacaacttctataaagcaggacatacacacatgtgtgtgtgccctgctttaaagaaaatcacaacttctataactttatatgctttaccaaaacacaacatttaaagcagtaaattgttgataaattgaagtctttttgttaaagcagagaatactttattttgcgaaaaagtcgctgctttaccaaaacacaacatttaaagcagtaaattgttgataaattgaagtctttttgttaaagcagagaatacttacatgggttagatgacgcgctttaaacagttgaatacttttaaagcgcgtcatctaacccatgtggcatctcgcatattaactttccacgcatgaaaagttcacgcatacactttccacgcgaaccgaggttcacgcacaccctcccacccgaaagcaggggggggtgtgcgtgaacctcggttcgcgtaaaaagtgtatgcgtgaactatttcggggctaccgcacctcccccgaaagcaaggggagggtgtgcgtgaacctcggttcgcgtggaaagtgtatgcgtgaactatttcgggactaccgcacctcccccgaaagcaggggggggtggtgtgcgtgaacctcggttcgcgtaaaaagtgtatgcgtgaactatttcgggactaccgcacctcccccgaaagcagggggaggtgtgcgtaaacctcggtttgcgtgcacatgaaaagtgtatgcgtgaactatttcgacatatatattagtcatttatgccttccaatactcaaaatagctgctgtatttttcaaactttttttgtttataactttttaacgaacaaTGACCGagggctaaaaccttctgaaggtcactcagaagggtgaccttgacaacatatgtcaaggtcaaggtcatcggagggtggtcccctatactgcataattacctaaaacaatattgagattaaattaataattcctattctcttctctcgaataaaataagattgacTTAATATCTTgagacaaaaatatataaatttaagcttatatattcttgcgttTAGACTAATCTTCACGCGAcgttataacttataacaatcttattttattcgagagaagagaataagaattattgatttaatctcAATATTGTTTCATAACGCGCGATGTTAGAGCCATAATATTAGGCGCGATCCGCGCGACGGCCGCGCGCCGCGAAACGCCTAAGATGCATctgtatgtaatgtatgtagTAGTATAACacaacatatgtatgtatgtatgtaacgtaatataatgtagtagtatgaatgtatgtatatatgtacgtatatgtataatggaAGGAATATTAATCAAgcatatctttatattttatattataaacatttattcaataaaaaattttttatacaatattttcatttattacttCCCTAAACATTTTGTTCCTAAAATACGGCATATCGTTCtgagtaaatgtaatttttttatttgcacagATATATTCGGCGAACATACAGGAGAATACCCCACAATCGCTACCGTTCATCTGTTGTGGAATGTTCTTGGCGGATTGAAATTTCCAATCACTCATATCATAagattgtttctttttatcaagaCTCTCATCttgtaaatatagttttaGCGTAGCCAGACATTGCGGATTATCATTGCCCAACCTGTCGTAATAAACAATCGTTTTATCGCGGAAATCTACTATTGACATACACCAGTGAACGTTCAGATGTATAGGGATAATAATAAGATCCTGCGCAAATATGTCCACCTTCCTGGTCCATCGCTTCAGAGACGAGTGACCGCTCGACAGAAGTTTCGGGTAAAAGAACGTGTTCATCGCGTGTACTTTCGGATACTTGTTCGAAGATGTACCTCTGGCGATCAgcaaattcatataaaaattaataacttcgTCGTTGAGCCAATTTAAGCCGACCAGAGTGTGAAGATCCTTTTGCGTGAGCTTCAGCCCGAAACCTTCCACAACCACCGCCATACTGTGGAAACCCTTGGCAAAAAAAGTATggtgttataaatatatggtGTCACAAAAAGTATGCCACATCacatttcaataatttcaaataataataatttgcacaTTTACCAGCTGAATTGCCGCACAGATGATTCGCTGCACATAGATTGTTAACTGTTTCGATCCCTGCACACAGATTTTAACTGTTTCGATTGCTGCCCACAGATTTTAAATGTCTCAATCAATGCACAGATGTATCACCGAGGTGTTTAAGCTCTCAAATCATATTACTGTGGCTTGATGCATCCCTCGTTATATATCCTTTGCTTTCTCTGTCGCTCCAACTGAATCTTGAAAgatcatttttttatctgttttgcatttcttcctttgtctCACGTACTGCGTCGcaaaaaaatagtatgaaaTAGATACGTCTACGCAATAACAGCCCCCttcttcaagaaaaaaatgtgtttatggCACCACGATGAACACGAAACTCACAATAGTAGATAACGTATTATATTAGAAaggatattaataaagatatcgtatatgtatttcaaacattttatatgttgcatacgtcttacatatttttatacattggatattttgtatttaatatttttttaaatagtttttttacaTAGTTTTTTCAAATGCTTTAAAACTACAATCTGCacgaattaaataacattgttcTTGTGTATCCAAGAGTTGTGTGATCCATCGAATCCCAGCTATTTCACGTAAACCTCGTCGCCCCTTCTGCCCGGTACTTTCTCCACGAGATACACGTCAGGATAAGTCGCGCGATGCAACTCGTACTCGTAGAACGCTCCAGCGACGGATTTTCCACGATAGTCCTCGAGTAGATAGGTTACGGGATTGGTACGCTGCACTTTAACGATCTTAAACACCTCGGTGGTCCAATTCGGCGTGTAACCCTTCTCGAAAATTGTCTTGTATTTGCTGACGCGTACCGAGTCGCCCGCTTTGAACATTGCCGGGCCCGCGATCTTTATCGCGCTGTACACCGTAGCCAAGAGTCTTtcggcgatcgcgggggtAACGTGGACGGGTCGCATGCCGATCGTTCGATGCTTGCTCGCGTTGTAATCCGACACGAGTCACGGCAAGGCGTCGACCCACTTGTAATTTCCATTGAGCGTAAACATCTTCcacatattgttttttaacgtGCGATTGGATCGCTCGACGACCGATGCCTTCATCACCGAATACGTGGAATAATGATTGATGTCGTGTTTTCTCACGAGACGTTGCACGTCGgtgttgtaaaattccttCCCCATGTCGGTTTGTAGATTACTAGGGCACCTCTCGCTATCTCAAATTATCTCAGCGATAGCGTCAGCTGTCTCGCTGCCACCTTTACCCTTGAGCGGCACGGCGCACGCGTACTTGCTCAACACATCGATGACGGTGAGTATGTAGTGGTAACCTCCGTTGAAACGCGAGTACGGGCGCATCTCGACGATATCAGCTTGCCACAGATCGTCGTACCCTCTGCggggaaaatttcttctcgccggTGCGTGCAATTCGTCCACCAACCGtcgcttttcgatatttttatccacATCGGTCGATTTTAACGGTCTCATGTTTCGTTGTCGCCGTTTCTGCTTCTAGTGCATCGTTCGTAGCAGTTTCTGAACAGTTCATAACCGCTTCTGAACAGTTCGTAACCGCTTCTGAACCATTCGTGAATCGTTTGACAGCCGTTCGACAATCGTTCCTGAATCGTTCGTTGTCGTTCGTCGTCGTCAGTTAACTGCTTCTTACcactcatcgtcgtcgtcgtcgacgttctTTAGCCGTTTGTAGCCTTTCCTGTCTCCGCGTAGTTCGCAGCTGTTTCTAAACCGCGCGTAATCGTTTCTGAGCCGTTTTTGAACCGTTCGACAACCGTCCGACAATCGTTCTTGAACCGTTAGACAGCCGTCCGACAACCGTTCTCGAGTCGTTCGTTGCTGTTCGTCGCCGTCGTTAATTAACCGTTGCCTCACTTCACTCGTcgcctttcgatagtcgtttcTGCTGAACCGTTTGTCCATTGTTGTTCGTTGTCGCGTCTGATTCAACGATATTCGCACGTCGAAGCTTGTTCACCGCAGCCTGTAACGCTCGCACGTCCTTCTCGAACGCGGTAAGCTTCTCGTCTGACTCTTTCCGTTGATCTGTCAAACTTTTAACGCACTGATCCACGTATAGTTTGTTAACCGCGTCATTGTCAGTCTCAGGTTGCGCTACGCGACGAATCTTTCGCGACCTTGCGTCAAAGTCCGTGGCGGTGCGACACAGAGCATTGTCGCGCACGAAATTTCTCACTAATAATCCGCTCCACCGATGGTACGAAATGGCATTCGTCGCGTCTTCGTTGTGCTCGAACAATCCAAATTTAttgatcggcatttcgacGCCGATTGAACGGATCGCTGTCGCgccgtttaatttataataagctCAGCCTCGCAAAGTTCCTCGATGATCAACGTGATCTCGTTATTGTGGGCATTGTTGCCAGCATGACGCGAAGCGTCGAGCAATCGCAGACGATCCACCAGATCGTTGGGGTCATCCCAGTGCACGTAGTCGATTTTATTGTCGGTCAGCGTCATCGCGCGAGGCGCGAATAATCCCTTTccggattttttcttcttggatTCGGTCGATATCAACGGTGAGATTACATATTGATACTTGTATCCCACGTTGCCCTTTATTCGCTCGCGAAGATCGTGCTTGAATTTATGACCACTCGTTGTCAACAGTATGCTCCTGTACTTTTGCTTATCGTCCTCCGTGTAGATGTTGTCATTGggtaatttcttaaagatCAACTCGTAAATACCGGGTGTGCCGGCGTATCGTACGCcgtcgatataaatgttatccgCTTTGTCcacgtcaaaacgtttattaccgagcatcAATTCATTCTTGCCGAGATAAACGCCGTACACTATGTCTATTGTTGGAATGGCGCCCAAAACCTCTGCGATGTAAATTCGGCTCAGTGGACCCAAGTGATCTTCCAACGAATCTATAAACCATTTTCGACCCTCCGACGTTTGCAACCGATTATGAACAATCGTCCCGATCGAGTCGTCCGTGGTTTCGAAAACATTCACGGTTTCAAGAAATTCGGGACTTGTACGTTGCACGGTTCGCGTCGGTGTAGAGGTTATCGGTAGTACTATCGATCGTTTCGATTGATTAGATTTGCGCGGTGTCAATGAAAGATCCGACCAGGAGTCTAATCGTTTCCTCTTTTCTTCGGCGTagcatcctcctcctcctccccgaGCTGTTGAATGGATAGCGGTTCGATTTTCGTGTCAGCGACGCTCTCCGTCGGCTCCTCTTTTTTCACCGCGGTCAAGCTCGAGTTGTCGACGATCTTTTTCAGCGGCCCGATGAGGGGTTTAAAGTGCGTGTCCAACTCAATGTCCTTCTCGATCTTACCGGTCTTCAAAGCGCGAAGTTTCTTGCGAATCGAATTACTCGTTTTCGCAATATCTTTCACTATCTTCTCACGCTCGCGAATATTCTCGCTCCCGTCGATCGCAGCCATCGCGGGGAAAAAAACAAAGCAGAGTGTCAATCTCTCTCTGTAACGCTAACGTTGTTTCACCTTCGACGACGTATCGGCGACGACTGACCGCTTTTGCGGTATCGCGAACAtgttaaatccttttctgtatcgGCTGTTCGAAagcgcgctgtccttgtctcGCGTACGTCTGACAGAGATAAAAGCAGTCGACGCATGGAAAGTCGTCACTTTCATCACTTTCATAGTCCGGTACCCACGAGCGATTATTGTCAAGCGTCATTTCTTCTTGCTcactgttataaaaaaataaaaatgtttacgtCGCGAAAGCTAATGTTTGTATCGACGCTTCGCAATTCGTCTCGAATTCGCGATGTAGTAGAAATACGGAGCGAGAAAATGGGCTGGGCCGCGCTGTTGAACGGATAGCGGTTCCATTTTCGCGTCAGCGACGCTCTCCGTCGGCTCCTCTTTCTTCACCGCGGTCAAGCTCGAGTTGTCGACGATCTTCTTAAGCGGCCCGATGAGAGGTTTTAAAGTGCGTGTCCAACTCAATGTCCTTCTCAATCTTACCGGTCTTCAAAGCGCGAGGTTTCTTGCGAATCGAATTACTCGTTTGCGCAATATCTTTCACGATCTTCTCGCGCTCGCGAATATTCTCCCTCCCGTCGATCGCAGCCATcgcgggggaaaaaaaacaaagcagAGTGTCGATCTCTCTCTGTAACGCTAACGTTTCACCTTCGACGACGTATCGGCGACGACTGACCGCTTTTGCGGTATCGCGAACACGTTAAATCCTTTCTGTATCGGCCGTTCGAAagcgcgctgtccttgtctatcactacGAATCCGTACTTGCATTGCCAACAATCGTGGCACAACGAACAAAATTCATCGTACGACATGTCGGTATTTACGTGATTGTTGTACACGTGTTTCAAATTAGTGCCATCCTGTTTGAACAGGATCAACAGATTCGCATTGTCGCGTATCAGATGTTTCGGTATTCTCGCATACGTCTGACAGAGATAAAAGCAGTCGACGCTCGAGTGCCTGCCCATTGAGAAATACTCTCTCACAGTGTCTTGCTTATCGCACGCCACGTCGTCGAAGACGAATATCGAGTTTGGACACGCGTCGCTTGGTGGAATGACGTCCCTGTTATTGGAAAAGGTGTAGTAGCCGATTTCGTCGATCGATGTCAATAAATTCTCCAGATATCGGTATTTCGGTTGTTGCAGCGATTTCGAGTACACGTACACGTTCTCGAAACCTACACCGTGCGGACTATCCAGCAAACTTATCAAAACGTTGGTTTTACCGCAATTCGAGGGACCGCAAATGATCGCGCGTATAGTAGTCGGCAGCATCGTACCGTGTCTGTGCTTCTCCGCGTTGCCCTCCATCGACCGTGATCTGTCGTCGCAATTCGTCACGCGAATCGCCAACGGTTGTCGCACGAATCTCATTTTCTTTCCTCACGCTTTATACGACTTAATCGAACTTTCTCGTTCGAACGTCTATTTATAGATGCGCGGCACCGTGAATCGCTCAGTCGCACAGATGTTCGTCCTGCTGTCGAGACCTTCTGACATTCGCAATTTTAGCGCCGAATGcggcgaataaaaaaaaaagaaaaaaaaacaaaggtaGAGGTCTGTTTAATCGCGCGATAGGTGCCCTTCCGTTCGAACTGCACATTCCCGGCTATCAGTTTTGCAGTCCGGGTACTCGTTTTTTGCAAGAACGAGTGGCTAGAGGTGATCCGGGTGTAAATTTATTGGACGCggcgtgtcgcgagcacgaTATAGATTATTCGCGTAACAAAGGCCTCATTGAGAGACACGCGGCGGACAAGATACTCGCCGAGAGAGCGCTAGAACACGTCATCGCGAGAGATTCGGCTCTCGGAGAGAGGGCTGCCgctacagccgtctgggcGGCCATGAAGCTGCCATNNNNNNNNNNNNNNNNNNNNNNNNNNNNNNNNNNNNNNNNNNNNNNNNNNNNNNNNNNNNNNNNNNNNNNNNNNNNNNNNNNNNNNNNNNNNNNNNNNNNNNNNNNNNNNNNNNNNNNNNNNNNNNNNNNNNNNNNNNNNNNNNNNNNNNNNNNNNNNNNNNNNNNNNNNNNNNNNNNNNNNNNNNNNNNNNNNNNNNNNNNNNNNNNNNNNNNNNNNNNNNNNNNNNNNNNNNNNNNNNNNNNNNNNNNNNNNNNNNNNNNNNNNNNNNNNNNNNNNNNNNNNNNNNNNNNNNNNNNNNNNNNNNNNNNNNNNNNNNNNNNNNNNNNNNNNNNNNNNNNNNNNNNNNNNNNNNNNNNNNNNNNNNNNNNNNNNNNNNNNNNNNNNNNNNNNNNNNNNNNNNNNNNNNNNNNNNNNNNNNNNNNNNNNNNNNNNNNNNNNNNNNNNNNNNNNNNNNNNNNNNNNNNNNNNNNNNNNNNNNNNNNNNNNNNNNNNNNNNNNttggcgctgcttttttaaggtcaacccagacaaacttgcataggtgcataagcatatgcataaagagatggattggtctatttccttttgcacatatacatataaaccaatcaatttcttacgcttatgtttatgcgctatgcaaatttgtctggataagagcctccgcacaagactctcgtatgatagcgtagcgtaacgtaacgtggattaacgcacaagaaacgtatcggttagagcctccgcacaaaattttcgtatggtaacgtaacgtagatcaacgcacaagaaacgtattgacgCATAAAGCGTcatctacaatggcagcaggagtatacagtaagacgtaagcagtaagttattgactaatgggatttttacaattcaagaataatcgactgtgattgttCAATagaatagcttactgcttacgtcttattgcatactcctgctgccattgtagacgacgcttaacGTCGTAActgatacgtttcttgtgcgttgacccACGTTTCGTTACACTACGTTGCCATACGAAAGTCTTGTGCAAAGGTTctaaaccttaaaaaagcagcgccaagttttttacaagaaaagtttatttattttattttaattaaatatttttattttataatgttacctctttaattctttgtgattaaaataattctttgtaatattataattttatcaaggagaattaaaactactaccacttgggttgatagaaagactctcaggaatacaaagatacataccacttgggctgagttagataacacaattttgttttattttttaaaagtagttgcacaacaattatttttcaaagtatatatattctctttgcaattggcgcaatttaaagatttcacatctttttttgaaatacgtatcacttaggttgaattaggtaacgcaattttgtgatgaCAATTACGCGCAAgagctaaaagaaaaattaagagcgACACAACGAGTTGCAAAGGAATATTTGCGAAACGAAAAATCTAAGGCCAAGGAGACGTACGACAAGAAGacaaaagaaatcaatttccgAGTGAAAGACAAAGTTCTCTTGCACGACGAAACGGTGCGTAGAgggaaatcgaaaaaattagaatcccCGTGGATAGGGCCGTACAAAGTAATCGAAAAACACTCAGACGTAAATTATACGATCAAAAAGGGACGGAAAACGACGCGAGTGCACGTAAACAGGATAAAGCCCTTCATAGAGCAATAAAGGCAGCGcaaaagaacaaaaacaaGCAATAGAAAGTAAGCAATAGAAAGTAGGCGATAGAAAGTAGGCGATAGTAAAAACTAaggaaaataagataataagtaCTTACCGAACATCAAACACGGTGCACCACACGGCGTCCGGTGGCCACATCCACCGTGATCTCCAAGGGGTGGATGAGCACCCATATGCCCGGGGGTGTTAAAGCCGCCTCCAAGTAGGAGGGAGGGGGCGAGCAAGACGAAGAGGGCCCCGCACACGCACTATCAGTAGGTGCACTCACGGCACCCGCTCGCGCCGCCCTTAACCAATAGGACCGCATACAGGCGTCGCAAGACGCCGGCGCAAAATACAAGTTGCACTGTATACATCGCATTGTCACAATAACCAAATTAATCCTAATGATGCGATCCAAGCAGAGGCAGAAGCGCGACTAAACGCGCAACAAAAATTCAGGAGAAGGCATAACCAAGCCAAgaaaaaattcgaagaaaagTAACATGAGTCCTTATCTTACAGGACGCTGATCGTCGTCCAGCACTTCGCGAAAAAAGCGAAACCTGAGACCGCACCATCGTACGAGATACGACAATTCAGCAGCGAGCCGGGAATATACTTTGAGAGAACCGGACAATTGCAACAGGTAGAAGCTACATGGAAACTAGCGATTAAAATCGACGTAGCAGCCCTAGGAAACCGATATCACCAACTTCAGGAATTTCTACAGCAAGCCGAAGAAGTATGCGAAACGATAATCGCAAAGGACACGCAGCAGACGTGCAAAAACATTCTCCATACGATAGAgaaagataacaaaaaattaacgcaattattaacgcgattacagactatatataaaacaaataataataaacgaggTTTAATAGACGCGGTCGGCACTGATCGTGCAAACGAGGGGCAAAACGCTGTTCGGCACTATGGATGCCGACGACGCAAAACACATACAGGAACAGCTTGAACTGATACAAAATCAGCAACAGACTCTACGGCACACCGCAAAAAGTCAATTAAAGGTGATAAATGCCACAATAGGCCACATGGAGGCCTTAGAAAAATCGTTATACCAAAACGAACAACTGATGACGAACGTCACGAGACGGATACAGCTGGACACAGCACTGTACGCcagaagagaagaaatagaCGAACAGttattaaggctcctggtccctgagccAAGAACTCTGCGGCGCCGTACCGTCGgcggcagaaataagaactctctcctctcactctctccaatggagaattctgtcttgtgacatgttgacaacctattttgcgttgcgttaaatttctttattatttgctctgtacttgtgctataacgtttaacgtattcgtgaaactcgtaaaattgaccgtatggtaagatttgcaagaaatacatATGCGGAAGAAACATTCTccactcctttcgatagtcgaaAACGGCTTGTTTTT
This genomic interval carries:
- the LOC139815397 gene encoding uncharacterized protein, with protein sequence MRPVHVTPAIAERLLATVYSAIKIAGPAMFKAGDSVRVSKYKTIFEKGYTPNWTTEVFKIVKVQRTNPVTYLLEDYRGKSVAGAFYEYELHRATYPDVYLVEKVPGRRGDEVYVK